The Rhopalosiphum maidis isolate BTI-1 chromosome 1, ASM367621v3, whole genome shotgun sequence genome has a segment encoding these proteins:
- the LOC113551208 gene encoding uncharacterized protein LOC113551208 isoform X4, with amino-acid sequence MSTLPGVSLKGEKSKGKNSFQSLKINCLYKGESTESNQHKSIAPRKNGLQSIGKVIRSVRNPVNLPSEKSESSHESTINLVPIGGGGWNKPVIEKSLVAAGKEVPPTSIVTTTSQLSQSGPVQGQQHASSHPTSVQVTTTTTTTRPSHADGKTWAKKIVDVPVAPPYLAHRTMQFQQEFPSLTSSGEHKNVINTNVPIQANTEQRPSLRPQTETSWMQGGSRPQMPQGAGSVTGVSGQPHHSQTSSGTENVNGVRSNSVQNGVAGAPAGLNPYQMQYNMTKNPVMRNMLPNFMVPNQSDNVIYHTKQPNYPSEKMFHHISSSSTTDGGLSKPTADIKELIPPPIIREEDLKRMNELSKETGWSIQGEIDYNKKLDFSDDEDQSNEKLNKQSLNGDIRNRSDNVKGYFNNKVANCDPSLVQNLKEGMFMQMNINGIPYKSDYMQYYRPPSSHQEERQIEDDFDDEVLGRARVNEELNTVLQRAKDRKLEEMKRYEMQQQLEATKIKKMDGENKDNKDKEFIDDAPKFRSDLSKDKYDESNDNKEINSKYLPSRLQKQFEQNNDASIKAQNVSSTKGTNTLCRTDSDMSSSGYSEYRSDSWVEDDHTNKSSSLKRDKRSEFDRYRREKVRSDSKDKNDKYVHNDYTVRVDDNRKNYDHKRDFKRNDSGGNTKKSVDDNYDADKKVSKYHSRDSLENPEEIEKDNVQGDDETYHWRQNSVGKDFYKDEMNSSGQYGKKYIPGPITQEKLEACELTTEPKRNLNQLVKSERKDTKKNEGDDLSTKDKSVWDLAPTNKNKMLQDQKLEQETKSGKSGQKNDDDKLSEPKSSLENNSGTSTLSHQKGMRSDRYVGSRSSYHQSINYRTVSRSGSNRKNAWPESYEDGQRSRGPPRRDDRNRGDDRNRGDDRNRGDDRNRGEDRNRGEDRNRGENRNRNDDRNRGDDRNRNDDRNRGSVRQNDRYSDKSSLRGYGQRSEQRARVRLESCTLNGRNSQKNSIDESVEKNNKLNTNSGSIRSKNSSSKTQSKIDTFSSSGDTNRRSGESRFGSRQSNRPLNSQKQDDHWDSVSEPSDYEAQQKNSNRRLSSRTYLASSRGDKRSSYDKKDQSKELSNTEKSNQKLTSTTSINNEPKSSYSGSTSQDGRAIKKDDQRKMSDSQQKPQRLTNQSNRKDSSKPTSRANQNNNAAKPGQTNQRYERQKSQPQIGQDDSNVPIIKDTVVMVSNNPPPPPQTNAWDKPITHALRAQSPNVNKPIAPQSNNRPNSLTEIKEIPGQTSQRLPSNKEKASPNVMENGILDSSQRMETIIFENTTYKSKPCGESKNKYNSNIKQRNEKDNCNFNEDTQETCFRAFKSSNSDIKESKLNDAVQMSMNFQNDESSELNLGFGDFESDFTQSGGHLSAENKDVMAMAAHTRSMHTGPSSLAASDLKTMIAGTKKVWDDKPESNPQVQQNIADSAFNTVYSTASSVQHDKSEISVIDEQRVHNQQVYSPAPQLQNVAGSYIPVSMAATGQLKQDPNAATTNVCKGTLSPPLSQQQQQQQQQQQQQQQQQQQQQQQQQQQQQQQQQQSSTSTHVFSSTTPQPHTSTTPLPNAIPTQATHMNLQIMMENSDGLPDMYGPHIAKQQQTHLILNTNSKNGVEMMTKQFVSAGTGQSPSSTILFNSAQQHYSTTTMPPPSPSAPQVYSLLEPSQTVISGAARSQYSQFAYGLQSNGLNQNMNQYNPSMFIHAGSPAGQGGSEVLQSSISPFRMGPAYNNAQQINTNINPVLIPSSTNSSSSQVKQSSQQIGTIGNKNTYNATTPQPSPFLVPFEPIFNQPFNTMNNTRATPLQTSSSLYSTNSATGPTNPSYIPSAFQPQVVPGASAGNTFGIPAAFGSQNAPPPNMQSYTSQYRQVPYIKGNLTGGNGTNDLQKSGISNQQDLGNPMYSSNLFRQQQQQYFDTNKTLMNSNQQTHQQAMQGKYSNYQVSATQNNQLPLMQQPRMNMNNSNNGSMAGKIAPPYPTPIQRPVSTFQYLQRIPPPPQNMRMQPNCAPIQHLMNKSQTSNNYYVSNAGLIVEPPLPIPNKIDNANAIVDSKAEEKIDSSSKPQSTECIDDKPLATNE; translated from the exons ATGTCTACATTGCCAGGGGTCAGTTTGAAGGGGGAGAAAAGCAAAGGAAAGAATTCATTtcaatcattgaaaataaattgtttatataaa gGTGAGTCGACGGAAAGTAATCAACATAAAAGCATAGCTCCTCGTAAAAATGGATTGCAATCTATTGGAAAAGTTATCCGCAGTGTTCGTAACCCTGTTAATTTACCAAGTGAGAAGTCCGAATCTAGCCATGAGTCTACAATCAATCTAGTCCCTATTGGTGGTGGAGGATGGAACAAACCAGTCATAGAGAAATCACTTGTG gCTGCGGGCAAAGAAGTTCCGCCAACATCTATTGTCACAACGACATCTCAACTGTCCCAAAGTGGGCCTGTACAGGGACAACAACATGCTTCATCCCATCCTACTTCCGTACAAGTGACTACCACCACCACAACTACAAGA ccTTCTCATGCCGACGGCAAAACATgggcaaaaaaaattgtggatGTTCCTGTTGCTCCTCCATATTTAGCACATCGTACAATGCAATTCCAACAAGAATTTCCAAGTCTTACTTCAAGTGGAGAacacaaaaatgtaatcaatacaaatgtacctatacaggCCAACACAGAACAGAGACCTTCTCTTCGTCCTCAaa ccgAAACAAGTTGGATGCAAGGTGGCAGTCGACCCCAAATGCCTCAAGGCGCCGGAAGTGTGACTGGAGTTTCAGGTCAACCTCATCATTCTCAAACATCTTCcg GGACAGAAAATGTGAATGGCGTACGGAGCAATTCGGTCCAAAATGGGGTGGCAGGGGCCCCGGCCGGCCTAAATCCTTATCAAATGCAATATAACATGACTAAAAATCCAGTTATGAGGAATATGTTGCCTAActtt atgGTTCCAAATCAATctgataatgttatatatcatACCAAACAACCTAATTATCCAtcagaaaaaatgtttcatcaTATTTCATCTTCATCGACCACTGACGGTGGTTTAAGTAAACCTACGGCAGATATTAAGGAACTTATACCCCCACCAATCATTCGTGAAGAGGATTTAAAAAGAATGAACGAACTCTCCAAAGAAACTGGGTGGTCTATACAAGGAGAAATTGAttacaa taaaaaattggACTTTAGTGATGATGAGGATCAatctaatgaaaaattaaataaacagtcATTAAATGGAGATATCAGAAATAGATCCGATAATGTTAaaggttattttaataacaaagttGCTAATTGTGATCCGAGTTTGgttcaaaatttaaag GAGGGCATGTTCATGCAAATGAATATCAATGGAATACCTTATAAATCAGattatatgcaatattatagaCCACCGTCATCTCATCAA gaAGAACGTCAAATAGAAGATGATTTTGATGATGAAGTTTTAGGAAGAGCACGTGTAAATGAAGAACTAAACACTGTTTTACAACGTGCAAAAGATAGAAAATTAGAAGAGATGAAACGTTATGAAATGCAACAACAACTAGAagcaactaaaataaaaaaaatggatggagaaaataaagataacaaa GATAAAGAGTTCATAGATGATGCCCCAAAATTCCGATCAGATTTATCAAAAGATAAATATGATGAAAGCAATGacaataaagaaattaatagtaaatatttaccttCAAGACtgcaaaaacaatttgaacaaAACAATGACGCCAGTATTAAAGCTCAAAATGTTTCTTCTacaa aaggtACAAATACACTTTGTCGTACTGATAGTGATATGAGTAGTAGTGGATATTCCGAGTATAGAAGTGATTCGTGGGTTGAAGATGATCATACAAATAAATCCTCAAGTTTGAAACGGGATAAGCGATCAGAATTTGAtag GTACAGAAGAGAAAAGGTTCGTTCAGAttcaaaagataaaaatgataaatatgtacACAATGATTATACAGTTAGAGTTGATgacaatagaaaaaattatgatcaCAAACGTGATTTCAAAAGAAAT gatTCAGGTGGTAATACAAAGAAATCAGTTGATGACAATTATGATGCTGataaaaaagtttcaaaatatCATTCTCGAGATTCCTTAGAAAACCCAGAAGAAATTGAAAAAGATAATgt GCAAGGTGATGATGAAACTTATCATTGGAGACAAAATTCTGTTGGTAAAGATTTCTATAAAGATGAAATGAATTCATCTGgtcaatat ggtaaaaaatatatacccgGCCCAATAACTCAAGAAAAACTTGAAGCATGTGAATTGACCACTGAACCTAAACggaatttaaatcaattagtgAAAAGTGAAAGAAAAGACACAAAGAAAAATGAA GGTGACGATTTATCTACCAAAGATAAATCTGTTTGGGATTTAGCaccaactaataaaaataaaatgttacaagATCAAAAACTTGAACAGGAAACTAAAAGTGGTAAAAGTGGTCAAAAAAATGATGACGATAAATTATCag aaCCAAAATCATCTTTAGAAAACAATTCTGGTACTTCTACATTATCTCATCAAAAAGGGATGAGATCTGACCGCTATGTTGGATCACGTTCATCATATCATCAGAGTATCAATTATCGAACAGTTTCCAGGTCTGGgtcaaatagaaaaaatgctTGGCCGGAGTCTTATGAAGATGGTCAACGATCAAGAGGTCCTCCTCGACGTGATGACCGAAATCGAGGTGATGACAGGAATCGTGGAGATGACAGGAACCGTGGAGATGACAGGAACCGTGGAGAAGACAGGAACCGTGGAGAAGACAGGAACCGAGGCGAAAACCGAAATAGAAATGATGACAGAAATCGTGGAGATGATAGAAATAGAAATGATGATAGAAATAGAGGAAGTGTTAGACAAAATGATCGTTATTCCGATAAATCATCATTACGTGGATATGGTCAAAGATCTGAGCAGAGGGCAAGAGTACGTTTAGAATCATGCACATTAAATGGACGTAACagtcaaaaaaatagtatcgATGAAAGTGTtgagaaaaacaataaattaaatacaaattctgGTTCCATAAGAAGTAAAAATTCGTCTTCTAAAACACAGTCtaaaatagatacattttcaTCATCTGGAGATACTAACCGTAGAAGTGGTGAAAGTCGATTTGGTTCTAGACAAAGTAATCGACCTCTCAATAGTCAAAAACAAGATGATCATTGGGATTCAGTTAGTGAACCTAGTGATTATGAAgctcaacaaaaaaatagtaatcggAGACTAAGCAGTCGTACATATTTAGCGTCTTCGAG ggGTGACAAAAGATCTAGTTATGACAAGAAGGACCAATCTAAAGAACTCAGTAATACTGAAAAATCTAATCAAAAGTTAACTTCTACTACATCTATTAATAATGAGCCAAAGAGTAGTTATAGTG gaagTACTTCTCAGGATGGAAGGGCTATTAAAAAAGATGACCAGAGAAAGATGAGTGATTCACAACAAAAACCTCAACGATTAACTAATCAGAGTAATCGTAAAGATTCATCTAAACCAACATCTCGGGCTAATCAAAATAACAATGCAGCTAAGCCTGGTCAAACTAATCAAAGATATGAACGACAAAAGAGTCAGCCACAAATTGGTCAAGATGACTCAAACGTTCCTATTATTAAAg atacggTAGTAATGGTTAGTAATAATCCTCCACCACCTCCACAAACCAACGCTTGGGACAAACCAATAACTCATGCTCTCCGAGCACAATCACCTAATGTAAATAAACCAATTGCTCCACAGTCTAACAACCGGcctaatag TTTAACAGAAATTAAAGAAATTCCTGGACAGACTTCCCAAAGGTTACCTTCTAATAAAGAAAAAGCATCACCTAAT gttATGGAGAATGGTATTCTTGATTCATCGCAACGAAtggaaacaattatatttgaaaatactacATACAAATCAAAACCATGTggagaatctaaaaataaatataattccaaTATTAAGCAGCGCAATGAAAAAG ataattgtaattttaatgaagACACTCAAGAAACTTGTTTTAGAGCATTCAAATCTTCAAATTCTGATATTAAAGaatctaaattaaatgatgCCGTACAGATGTCAATGAACTTTCAA aaTGATGAAAGCTCTGAGTTGAATCTTGGATTTGGCGATTTTGAGTCTGATTTTACTCAAAGTGGTGGTCATTTATCTGCAGAAAACAAAGATGTTATGGCCATGGCAGCCCATACTAGATCAATGCATACTGGACCATCATCATTAGCAGCAAGTGACTTAAAAACCATGATAGCTGGCACTAAaaag gtttGGGATGATAAACCAGAATCTAATCCACAAGTTCAACAAAACATTGCTGATAGTGCTTTTAATACAGTTTATAGCACAGCAAGTAGTGTACAACATGATAAATCTGAAATTTCTGTTATCGATGAACAAAGAGTTCATAATCAGCAAGTGTACAG cccTGCACCTCAGTTACAAAATGTTGCTGGCTCTTACATTCCAGTGTCAATGGCTGCTACTGGTCAACTCAAACAAGATCCAAATGCTGCTACCACAAACGTATGCAAG GGTACATTATCGCCCCCATTGagtcaacaacaacaacaacagcagcagcagcagcagcaacagcagcaacagcaacagcaacaacaacaacagcaacaacagcagcagcaacaacaacagcaacagTCATCAACTAGTACACATGTGTTCAGCTCTACAACACCTCAACCACATACTTCAACTACACCACTTCCAAATGCTATACCAACACAAGCAACACACATGAATttacaa ataatgatGGAAAATAGTGATGGATTACCTGATATGTACGGTCCACATATTGCAAAACAACAGCAgacacatttaatattaaataccaataGTAAAAATGGAGTAGAAATGATGACTAAACAGTTTGTCTCTGCTGGTACAGGACAATCTCCTTCATctactattttgtttaattcagCTCAACAGCATTACTCGACAACAACAATGCCACCACCATCACCTTCTGCCCCTCaagtttattcattattagaaCCTTCTCAAACt gttataagcggTGCAGCACGGTCTCAGTATAGTCAATTTGCATATGGTCTTCAATCTAATGGTTTGAATCAAAATATGAATCAATATAATCCATCAATGTTTATTCATGCTGGTTCACCAGCTGGTCAAGGTGGTTCAGAAGTATTACAATCTTCTATATCTCCCTTCAGAATGGGGCCG GCTTATAATAACGCTCagcaaataaatacaaatataaacccAGTATTAATACCAAGCAGTACAAATTCTTCTTCCTCACAAGTAAAACAGTCCTCACAGCAAATTGGAACaattggaaataaaaatacttataatgctACAACACCTCAACCATCacct TTTTTGGTGCCGTTTGAACCTATATTCAACCAACCATTTAATACCATGAATAATACCAGAGCAACACCATTGCAAACTTCCTCATCACTATATTCTACTAATTCAGCAA cAGGACCAACAAATCCCAGTTATATTCCTTCTGCATTTCAACCACAAGTGGTTCCTGGTGCATCTGCTGGCAATACTTTTGGAATTCCAGCCGCTTTTGGTTCTCAAAATGCACCACCGCCAAACATGCAAAGTTATACGTCACAG TACCGACAAGTACCATACATAAAAGGAAATTTGACTGGTGGAAATGGTACTAATGACCTTCAAAAATCTGGAATTTCAAATCAACAAGATTTAGGAAATCCCATGTATTCTTCTAACTTATTCagacaacagcagcagcaatattttgata ctaATAAGACGTTGATGAATTCTAATCAACAAACTCATCAGCAGGCTATGCAAGGAAAATATAGTAACTATCAAGTATCCGCTACTCAAAATAATCAGTTg cCCTTGATGCAGCAACCCAGGATGAACATGAACAACAGCAACAATGGTTCGATGGCTGGTAAAATCGCACCTCCTTATCCAACTCCTATCCAAAGACCAGTATCAACTTTCCAATATTTACAGCGTATTCCACCTCCACCACAAAACATGCGAATGCAACCTAATTGTGCACCAATACAACATTTAATGAACAAAAGCCAAACCtctaataactattatgtatCTAATGCAG GTTTGATTGTTGAACCTCCCTTGCCTATAcccaataaaattgataatgctAATGCAATTGTTGATTCAAAAGCTGAAGAAAAAATAGACAGTAGTTCAAAACCACAAAGCACAGAATGTATAGATGACAAACCTCTGGCGACTAATGAATAA